A region of the Terriglobia bacterium genome:
GCCTCCCGCTCGGCTTGCATCGCCAGGAAATCGTCGATCCGCCCCTCGATCTCGCAGGGGAACTGCGGCAGGGGCCCCACCAGCCGATCGTGGTAAAGACGAAGCATGATCTCGCGGAAGATCGGCAGCGCCGCGCGCGACCCGGTCTCCTTCTCGCCCAGCGCGCGGTTGTCGTCGAAGCCGATGCGGACGGCCACGGTGATCCCCCGCAGCCCGTAGGTGGATCCGACGAACAGGGCGTCGCGGAAGTCGCTGGTCGTCCCGGTCTTGCCCATCACCGGGATCGGGAAGTCGAGGCTGTCGAGGGCGTGAGCCGTCCCGCTCGGGAGGCGTACCACTCCGCGCAGCCCCTCCTGGATCAGGCTCAGCTCGGAGGAGCTCGGCCCGTCCGAGCCGATCTCCGGCGCGGTCAGGGACGCCTCGAAGAGCACGATCCCGCCGGACGCGTCGGTCACCCGGGCGATGACGTGGGGCTCCGCCAGGACCCCCGAAGCCATGGCGCGATAGGCGCCCGCCAGCTCCAGGAGCCGCACCTCCGACGCACCCAGGGCCGTGCTGATGTACCGCTGCAGCGGCGTGCGGATTCCCAGCTGCCGGGCGGTCCGGTTCACCTCGTCCACGCCGATCTCGCGGGCGATCCACACGGCCACGGCGTTTCGGGACTCGGCCAGGGCCTGGCGGACCGGAATCAGGCCCTTGAACTGGTTGTCGTAGTTGGCGATCCACTTCACACCGCGATCGGCGCCCAGGGGCACCTCGATGGGCTCGTCGGGCACGGCCGTGTCGAGGTTGAGCCCCTGGCGGAATGCGGCCAGGTACACCATCGGCTTCCACGCGGAGCCCGGCTGCCGTAGCGAGCCGGTGACCCGGTTCAGGTCGGAGTACCTTGTTGAGCGCTCCTTGAAGACCTGTCGCCCGCCTGCTTCGGCGAGGATCGCCGCGTCCGAGTTGCGAAGCACCACCACCGATCCCTGGATCAGCCCCTTCGATCTGCGGTGCCGCTTCTCGTAGAGGGCCAGGCCGTTCTCCAGCGCTTCGTTCACGATGGTCTGGGCCCGGCCGTCCACCGTGGAGCGGACCGAGATCCGCCCCTGGAGCAGGTCCTCGATCCCGAAGCGGCCCTCGCCGTGCTGCTTCAGCTCCTCGAGGACGTTCGCAATCGCCCCCGGGGCGTCGGTCTCGACCAGGCTGCGCGCCGGCACGCGGATCGGCTCGGCCTGGCAGCGCTTCGCGAGGCCCTCGGAGATGCACCCGTTGCGTGCCATGAGGACCAGGATCGCGTCGCGGCGGCGCAGGGGTCGCGCATCGCCGGGCACCGGTGCGTAATCCCTGGGCGACTTGCTGATCCCGGCCAGGAGCGCCGCTCTCCCTGCGTCCTCGCGGGTGTAGCTCGACAGGGTCTTGTCGAAGTAATACTCCGAGGCGGCGGCGAAGCCGTAGCGGCCGTGGCCCAGGTAGATGAAGCTGGCGTAGCGGGCGAAGATCTCGCGCTTGGCCCGGTCGAGCGATCCGTAACGCCGGCGCATCTCCTTCTCGAGCCAGAGCGAGAGGCGGACCTCCTCCATCTTCCGGACGAGCTTGTTCGCAGCTCGAACACCGAGGACCGCGGAGAGGACTCGCGGGGTCAGTCCGCCGCCGATCGGAAGATCGCTGCTCTCGCGGATCGTCAGATCCTGGAGGAAATAGCTGCGGACGAGCTGTTGCGTGAGCGTCGAGCCCCCCTGGGGAAAGCGCGGACGGAACCCATCGCCCCTCCACCACGCGGCCAGCGAGTGCAGGGCGGTCGCCCTCACCACCCGCGGCAGCGCGCCGTATTCCACGCCGGAGTGGGAGAAGAAGTTCTTGTCCTCGGCCGCCAGAATGGCCTCGCGCACGATGGGGGGCACCTCGTCGTAGGAGACGACCCGGCGGTACTCCCGCGCCAACTCGATCAGTACCTT
Encoded here:
- a CDS encoding penicillin-binding protein, whose translation is MAPPFALLLLLTAGIVHHVYFDRSGLPDLTSFLRFEPPRIGDVYDGRGKVLIELAREYRRVVSYDEVPPIVREAILAAEDKNFFSHSGVEYGALPRVVRATALHSLAAWWRGDGFRPRFPQGGSTLTQQLVRSYFLQDLTIRESSDLPIGGGLTPRVLSAVLGVRAANKLVRKMEEVRLSLWLEKEMRRRYGSLDRAKREIFARYASFIYLGHGRYGFAAASEYYFDKTLSSYTREDAGRAALLAGISKSPRDYAPVPGDARPLRRRDAILVLMARNGCISEGLAKRCQAEPIRVPARSLVETDAPGAIANVLEELKQHGEGRFGIEDLLQGRISVRSTVDGRAQTIVNEALENGLALYEKRHRRSKGLIQGSVVVLRNSDAAILAEAGGRQVFKERSTRYSDLNRVTGSLRQPGSAWKPMVYLAAFRQGLNLDTAVPDEPIEVPLGADRGVKWIANYDNQFKGLIPVRQALAESRNAVAVWIAREIGVDEVNRTARQLGIRTPLQRYISTALGASEVRLLELAGAYRAMASGVLAEPHVIARVTDASGGIVLFEASLTAPEIGSDGPSSSELSLIQEGLRGVVRLPSGTAHALDSLDFPIPVMGKTGTTSDFRDALFVGSTYGLRGITVAVRIGFDDNRALGEKETGSRAALPIFREIMLRLYHDRLVGPLPQFPCEIEGRIDDFLAMQAEREAGRDGRLTALELELTSPSAAISASTTLLHRAACAPSMAAAAAPAR